The following are from one region of the Microbacterium sp. BK668 genome:
- a CDS encoding SDR family oxidoreductase, producing the protein MTDLTSPTGQEPALRAVPRADGEPPRALVLGATGYIGGRLVPRLLAAGYRVRVLARDATRVGTFDWSERVEVVEGAAGDAEAVAEAVGDVDVLYYLIHSMSSGKAFEEADRVAARTVADAAAAAGVHRIVYLGGLHPDDADLSPHLRSRVEVGEILLASGVPTLVLQAGVVIGSGSASFEMVRHLTEVLPYMPAPKWVRNRIQPIAVRDVMHYLLGAARVDDDVNRAVDIGGPDVLRYGQMMNGYAVEAGLPQRAIAALPVLTPRLASHWVNLVTPIPRSIARPLVESLQNDCIVKNDDVDALIPPPEDGLTPYRRAVALALGRENEDNVETSWLDAEVLGVPSDPLPSDPDWAGRTVFTDVRTAHTTADPARLWAVIEGIGGVNGWYSQPLLWAVRGWMDKLVGGVGLARGRRSRSRLEVGDALDFWRVEAIEPGRMLRLRAEMKVPGGAWLELRASPDGSGSRYDQRAVFFPRGLTGRLYWLAVLPFHGFIFRGMANRITATAEGTGSEPRTATAGSEPRTATAGSEPRTATAGS; encoded by the coding sequence GTGACCGACCTCACCTCCCCGACCGGGCAGGAGCCCGCGCTCCGCGCCGTCCCTCGTGCCGACGGGGAGCCGCCTCGTGCCCTCGTGCTCGGAGCGACCGGGTACATCGGCGGTCGCCTCGTGCCGCGACTGCTCGCCGCGGGCTACCGCGTGCGCGTCCTCGCGCGCGATGCCACCAGGGTCGGCACCTTCGACTGGTCGGAGCGCGTCGAGGTGGTCGAGGGTGCGGCGGGCGATGCCGAGGCCGTCGCCGAGGCCGTGGGCGATGTGGATGTGCTCTACTACCTCATCCACTCGATGTCGTCGGGCAAGGCCTTCGAGGAGGCCGACCGCGTTGCGGCGCGGACCGTCGCGGATGCGGCGGCGGCAGCCGGCGTCCATCGCATCGTGTACCTGGGCGGCCTCCACCCCGACGACGCGGACCTGTCGCCTCACCTGCGCTCGAGGGTCGAGGTGGGGGAGATCCTTCTCGCGTCCGGCGTGCCGACGCTCGTGCTGCAGGCCGGAGTGGTCATCGGGTCCGGATCGGCGTCGTTCGAGATGGTGCGGCACCTCACCGAGGTGCTGCCCTACATGCCCGCTCCGAAGTGGGTGCGCAACCGCATCCAGCCGATCGCGGTGCGCGACGTGATGCACTACCTGCTCGGGGCCGCGCGGGTCGACGACGACGTCAACCGTGCGGTCGACATCGGCGGTCCCGACGTGCTGCGCTACGGGCAGATGATGAACGGCTACGCCGTCGAGGCGGGGCTGCCCCAGCGTGCGATCGCGGCGCTGCCCGTGCTCACGCCGCGGCTCGCCTCGCACTGGGTGAACCTCGTGACCCCGATCCCGCGGTCCATCGCGCGGCCGCTCGTCGAGTCGCTGCAGAACGACTGCATCGTGAAGAACGACGACGTCGACGCGCTCATCCCCCCTCCCGAGGACGGCCTGACCCCCTATCGCCGGGCGGTGGCGCTGGCCCTCGGCCGCGAGAACGAGGACAACGTCGAGACGAGCTGGCTCGACGCCGAGGTGCTCGGCGTGCCGAGCGATCCGCTGCCGAGCGACCCGGACTGGGCGGGCCGGACGGTCTTCACCGACGTGCGCACGGCCCACACGACGGCCGATCCGGCGCGCCTGTGGGCGGTCATCGAGGGGATCGGCGGCGTCAACGGCTGGTACTCGCAGCCGCTGCTGTGGGCCGTCCGCGGCTGGATGGACAAGCTCGTCGGCGGCGTCGGCCTGGCACGCGGCCGGCGCAGCAGGTCGAGACTCGAGGTCGGCGACGCGCTGGACTTCTGGCGCGTGGAGGCGATCGAGCCGGGACGGATGCTGCGCCTGCGCGCGGAGATGAAGGTTCCGGGCGGCGCGTGGCTCGAGCTGCGGGCGAGCCCCGACGGCAGCGGCTCCCGCTACGACCAGCGGGCGGTCTTCTTCCCGAGGGGACTCACCGGACGGCTCTACTGGCTCGCC
- a CDS encoding FdhF/YdeP family oxidoreductase: MVKPAPTDDIDESKVTHDKPKKVAVGVPAVIRALQMSNDQMGVVRSVQTLRRVNQKDGFDCPGCAWPENDHRHLAEFCENGAKAVAEEATLRRVGADFFAEHSIAELEGHDDWWLGQQGRLTEPMLLEEGATHYRPISWDDALSEIAEALKSLDDPDEAVFYTSGRTSNEAAFLYQLLVRGLGTNNLPDCSNMCHESSGSALTETIGIGKGTVSIDDIYQAELIIVAGQNPGTNHPRMLSALEKAKQKGAKIIAVNPLPEAGLIRFENPQTVRGVAFGGTKLADEFVQIRLGGDQALFQAIGKHLLEADAATGPGAGEAVLDHDFIAQHTSGFAAYAEAMADASWAELCEATGLSEAVLRGVGEAVRTSRATIVCWAMGLTQHKHSVPMLRDVVNVLLLQGSIGRPGAGVCPVRGHSNVQGDRTVGIYEKPSARFLEALDAEFAFTSPREHGYDTVQAIRAMRDGRVRFFMGMGGNFVLATPDTGITEPAMRNVELTVQVSTKLNRSHVVTGRRAIILPTLGRTDRDRRGGVEQRVSVEDSMGAVHSSRGRLAPPSEDLLSEVAIVARLCALVFGAAAAAPPVPEGTGVVDPEQIDREQVERSPREEAEAPQTPAPRHPLNVPRADWAALEADYALIRHHIQNVIPGFDDYEKRIDKGGTLHLPNGPRDARTFATVDGKARFTRNPLEYPRIPPGRVLLQTLRSHDQYNTTIYGKDDRYRGIQGGRRVVLVNADDIRALGFVEDEIVDLVSEWTGQDGVLQERRAEEFRVVAYSTPRGNAAAYYPETNVLVPLDSVADVSGTPTSKSVVVRLEHRE, translated from the coding sequence ATGGTCAAGCCCGCACCGACCGACGACATCGACGAGTCCAAGGTCACGCACGACAAGCCGAAGAAGGTCGCCGTCGGGGTCCCCGCGGTCATCCGCGCCCTGCAGATGTCGAACGACCAGATGGGGGTCGTCCGGAGCGTCCAGACGCTGCGCCGGGTCAACCAGAAGGACGGCTTCGACTGCCCCGGATGCGCGTGGCCCGAGAACGACCACCGCCACCTCGCAGAGTTCTGCGAGAACGGGGCGAAGGCCGTGGCCGAGGAGGCGACGCTCCGCCGCGTGGGCGCGGACTTCTTCGCCGAGCACTCCATCGCCGAGCTGGAGGGCCACGATGACTGGTGGCTCGGCCAGCAGGGCCGCCTGACCGAGCCGATGCTGCTCGAGGAGGGGGCCACGCACTACCGGCCCATCTCATGGGACGACGCCTTGAGCGAGATCGCGGAGGCGCTGAAGAGCCTGGATGACCCGGACGAGGCCGTCTTCTACACCTCCGGCCGCACATCCAACGAGGCTGCCTTCCTCTACCAGCTCCTCGTACGCGGCCTCGGCACCAACAACCTGCCGGACTGCTCGAACATGTGCCACGAGTCATCCGGGTCCGCCCTCACCGAGACCATCGGAATCGGCAAGGGCACCGTGTCGATCGACGACATCTACCAGGCCGAGCTCATCATCGTCGCCGGCCAGAACCCCGGCACCAACCACCCCCGCATGCTCAGCGCCCTCGAGAAGGCGAAGCAGAAAGGGGCGAAGATCATCGCCGTCAATCCGCTGCCCGAGGCGGGGCTCATCCGGTTCGAGAATCCGCAGACGGTGCGGGGCGTCGCGTTCGGCGGCACGAAGCTCGCCGACGAATTCGTCCAGATCCGCCTCGGCGGCGACCAGGCCCTTTTCCAGGCGATCGGCAAGCACCTGCTCGAGGCGGACGCGGCGACGGGGCCGGGCGCCGGCGAAGCCGTCCTCGACCACGACTTCATCGCACAGCACACGAGCGGGTTCGCCGCGTACGCGGAGGCGATGGCGGATGCCTCGTGGGCGGAGCTCTGCGAGGCCACCGGACTGTCGGAGGCGGTGCTGCGAGGCGTCGGCGAGGCCGTCCGCACGTCACGCGCGACGATCGTCTGCTGGGCGATGGGGCTGACGCAGCACAAGCACTCCGTGCCGATGCTGCGCGACGTGGTCAACGTGCTGCTGCTGCAGGGCAGCATCGGCCGCCCGGGAGCCGGTGTATGCCCCGTCCGCGGTCACTCGAACGTGCAGGGCGACCGCACCGTGGGGATCTACGAGAAGCCGTCCGCGCGCTTCCTCGAAGCCCTCGACGCGGAATTCGCGTTCACGTCGCCGCGCGAGCACGGGTATGACACGGTGCAGGCGATCCGCGCGATGCGCGACGGGCGGGTCCGCTTCTTCATGGGAATGGGCGGCAACTTCGTCCTCGCCACGCCCGACACGGGCATCACCGAGCCGGCGATGCGCAACGTCGAGCTGACCGTGCAGGTGTCGACGAAGCTGAACCGGTCGCACGTCGTGACGGGCAGGCGCGCAATCATCCTGCCCACCCTCGGGAGGACCGACCGCGATCGGCGCGGCGGCGTCGAGCAGCGCGTGTCGGTCGAGGACTCCATGGGAGCCGTCCACTCGTCGCGTGGCCGTCTCGCCCCGCCCTCCGAGGACCTTCTGAGCGAGGTGGCGATCGTCGCGCGGCTGTGCGCCCTGGTGTTCGGGGCGGCGGCCGCCGCCCCACCCGTCCCCGAGGGCACGGGTGTCGTCGATCCCGAGCAGATCGACCGCGAGCAGGTGGAGAGATCGCCGCGCGAGGAGGCGGAGGCGCCGCAGACGCCTGCGCCGAGGCATCCTCTCAACGTCCCGCGCGCGGACTGGGCGGCCCTCGAGGCGGACTACGCGCTCATCCGGCACCACATCCAGAACGTGATCCCCGGGTTCGACGACTACGAGAAGCGGATCGACAAGGGCGGGACTCTCCACCTGCCGAACGGACCCCGCGACGCGCGGACCTTCGCCACGGTCGACGGCAAGGCCCGCTTCACCAGGAACCCGCTGGAGTACCCGCGCATCCCGCCGGGTCGCGTGCTCCTGCAGACCCTCCGCTCGCACGACCAGTACAACACCACGATCTACGGCAAGGACGATCGCTATCGCGGCATCCAGGGCGGCCGACGGGTTGTCCTGGTCAACGCGGACGACATCCGCGCCCTCGGCTTCGTCGAGGACGAGATCGTCGACCTGGTGTCCGAGTGGACCGGACAGGACGGCGTCCTGCAGGAGCGTCGCGCCGAGGAGTTCCGCGTCGTCGCGTACAGCACGCCGCGCGGCAACGCCGCCGCCTACTACCCCGAGACCAACGTGCTCGTACCCCTCGACTCCGTGGCGGACGTGAGCGGCACACCGACGTCGAAGTCCGTCGTGGTGCGGCTCGAGCACCGGGAGTAG